The Brevibacillus choshinensis genome includes a region encoding these proteins:
- the kdpC gene encoding potassium-transporting ATPase subunit KdpC, with the protein MWLTNLRLSFVLLLICGLAYPLAMTGIAQVVMPAQASGSLIVDESGKVIGSELIGQNFTEPKYFSGRVSSIENNAAGSGSNNYAPSNPALIERTQKDLAAFLEANPGVKQKDIPADLLTNSGSGLDPHISPQAANVQVERIAKARNLDPAKLRVLIEEQTEGRSLGVFGEPRVNVLKLNLALDHLK; encoded by the coding sequence ATGTGGCTTACCAATCTGCGTCTCAGTTTCGTTCTGTTGTTGATTTGCGGTCTGGCTTACCCGTTGGCGATGACGGGAATCGCGCAAGTCGTCATGCCTGCCCAGGCGAGCGGCAGTCTGATCGTCGATGAATCGGGCAAGGTCATCGGCTCTGAACTGATTGGCCAAAATTTCACGGAGCCGAAGTACTTTTCCGGTCGTGTTTCTTCTATAGAAAATAACGCAGCTGGTTCGGGTTCCAACAACTATGCACCGTCCAATCCTGCGCTCATCGAACGCACGCAAAAGGATTTGGCCGCCTTTTTGGAAGCGAACCCGGGTGTCAAACAGAAGGATATTCCAGCCGATCTGTTGACCAACTCCGGTTCGGGTCTCGACCCTCACATTTCCCCACAGGCAGCGAATGTACAGGTAGAGCGAATTGCCAAGGCTCGTAATCTGGATCCCGCCAAGCTGCGGGTCCTGATCGAGGAACAAACGGAAGGCAGAAGCCTCGGTGTATTCGGAGAACCACGGGTAAATGTATTGAAGCTGAATCTGGCACTGGATCACCTGAAATAG